From a single Pleurodeles waltl isolate 20211129_DDA chromosome 10, aPleWal1.hap1.20221129, whole genome shotgun sequence genomic region:
- the IL6 gene encoding interleukin-6, with amino-acid sequence MESLMENNLDLPRINKEDGCFHKGFKTETCLRKITSSLVGFETYLSYIEETFGSDSQKVESIKHKTKHLAESLMHLINKPNAEAVTAVTQVSQKTKPQSKEVWTQRVTARLILRDFIVLIQKTVRAVRFLGTSDDKKGSTDV; translated from the exons ATGGAGTCTCTAATGGAGAACAATCTGGACCTTCCAAGGATCAACAAAGAAGATGGCTGCTTCCATAAGGGGTTCAAAACG gagacatGTCTGAGGAAGATCACCAGCAGCCTCGTGGGGTTTGAAACATATCTCTCATACATTGAAGAAACATTTGGTAGTGATAGCCAAAAAGTAGaatccataaaacacaaaacaaaacatctGGCAGAAAGTCTGATGCATTTG ATTAACAAACCTAATGCAGAAGCAGTAACAGCTGTGACGCAGGTGAGCCAGAAGACTAAGCCGCAGTCAAAAGAAGTCTGGACGCAGAGAGTGACAGCTCGTCTCATCTTAAGAGACTTTATTGTTCTTATACAGAAAACCGTTAGAGCCGTTCGATTTCTCGGTACTTCGGACGATAAAAAAGGGAGCACTGACGTATGA